In Cloacibacterium caeni, a single window of DNA contains:
- a CDS encoding tetratricopeptide repeat-containing sensor histidine kinase: MKSILSFVFIFTLSLTFGQKSNHKKIDSINNLPFEVRLKDAAILDKVYLKNAEESAKIHYDLGEAKSYSNLSLVYYYQGKYEKDLAYSLKAIHIFEKLNDLENLSLEWGELGYRMKKRNLEKAIQYMQKSKQIAEKNNLQKPLLSIYNNYGVLKEMKVEYDSALFYYEKGLALKRKINDQVGIPYSLNNIAGVFVLRKQFDKAEENYQKALEIRKKINDTVGIAENYSYLGDLHLMQKDFKKAIGFYQKSTKITDKHKYLGLSQDSYRKISECFENLGEHQNALQNFKKFSALKDSLINQETNSKIAELEVKFDTNEKEKQLLQKQAEVETSRIKFSVAIVFAILASIIGFLFYRQQRLKNKQQHQEFELKSAMAQIESQNKLQEQRLSISRDLHDNIGAQLTFIISSLENTKFGIPNLETAVEKRLDKISDFTRNTIVELRDTIWAMNKADFTMEDLSSRIFNFVEQAQSANQNILFNFSIDENLKNKKFSSVVGVNLYRTIQESVNNAMKYANAHHIVINAEKFQEGLKIEIKDDGKGFDTENVDVGNGLLNMKKRMEEIGGNFSINSEIGKGTSVNVELLKF, translated from the coding sequence ATGAAATCAATTTTATCTTTTGTATTCATTTTTACACTGAGTTTGACTTTTGGGCAAAAATCAAACCATAAAAAAATAGATTCTATTAATAATCTTCCGTTTGAAGTAAGGTTAAAAGATGCCGCTATTTTGGACAAGGTTTATCTGAAAAATGCAGAAGAATCTGCAAAAATTCATTATGACTTAGGAGAAGCTAAATCTTACAGTAACCTTAGTTTGGTCTATTATTATCAAGGAAAATATGAGAAAGATTTGGCGTATTCTCTGAAAGCGATTCACATTTTCGAGAAATTAAATGACTTAGAGAATCTTTCTTTAGAATGGGGAGAATTAGGGTATAGAATGAAGAAAAGAAATCTAGAGAAAGCGATTCAGTACATGCAGAAATCTAAACAAATTGCAGAAAAGAATAACCTTCAGAAACCCTTATTGAGCATTTATAACAATTATGGTGTGCTCAAAGAAATGAAAGTAGAATATGACAGCGCACTTTTCTACTACGAAAAAGGTCTCGCCTTAAAACGAAAAATTAATGACCAAGTCGGCATTCCTTATAGTTTGAATAATATTGCAGGGGTTTTTGTGCTCAGAAAACAATTTGACAAAGCGGAGGAAAACTATCAAAAAGCCCTTGAAATCAGAAAAAAAATAAATGATACGGTAGGAATTGCAGAAAATTACTCTTACCTAGGAGATTTGCATTTGATGCAAAAAGACTTCAAAAAAGCGATTGGGTTTTATCAAAAATCAACAAAAATCACCGATAAACACAAGTATTTAGGACTTTCGCAAGATTCTTATCGCAAGATTTCAGAATGTTTTGAAAATTTAGGAGAACATCAAAATGCTTTGCAGAATTTCAAGAAATTTTCAGCACTCAAAGACAGCCTCATTAATCAGGAAACCAATTCTAAAATTGCCGAATTAGAGGTGAAATTTGATACCAATGAAAAAGAAAAACAATTACTTCAGAAGCAAGCCGAAGTAGAAACTTCTAGAATTAAATTTTCGGTGGCGATTGTATTTGCGATTTTAGCCTCTATTATTGGCTTTCTTTTTTATCGTCAACAAAGATTGAAAAACAAGCAGCAACATCAGGAATTTGAATTGAAATCTGCAATGGCGCAAATCGAAAGTCAAAATAAGTTACAAGAACAGCGCTTGTCTATTTCCAGAGATTTGCATGATAATATTGGTGCGCAATTAACCTTCATTATTTCGTCTTTAGAAAATACAAAATTTGGAATTCCGAATTTAGAAACTGCGGTAGAAAAGCGTTTAGACAAAATCAGTGACTTTACCAGAAATACGATTGTAGAACTTCGAGACACGATTTGGGCAATGAATAAAGCAGATTTTACGATGGAAGATTTGAGTTCTAGGATTTTCAATTTTGTGGAACAAGCGCAATCTGCCAATCAAAATATTTTGTTCAATTTTAGCATTGACGAAAATCTTAAAAACAAGAAATTTTCGTCTGTAGTAGGTGTAAATTTATACAGAACGATTCAGGAATCTGTGAATAATGCCATGAAATATGCTAATGCTCATCATATAGTCATCAATGCAGAAAAATTTCAGGAAGGTTTAAAAATTGAAATCAAAGACGATGGAAAAGGTTTTGACACCGAAAATGTAGATGTAGGAAACGGATTGCTCAATATGAAAAAACGAATGGAAGAAATCGGGGGAAATTTTTCCATCAATTCAGAAATCGGGAAAGGAACCAGCGTAAATGTAGAATTACTGAAATTTTAA
- a CDS encoding response regulator transcription factor: MIKIAIVDDNLFLQKTVQEKLSFFEDIEIKSKSLNGKELLQKLEKNSNLDLILMDIEMPEMNGVEATAEVKKRYPHIKILMLTVFDNDEKIFKSIKAGADGYLLKEINPQELYNSIKETLSGGAAMTPSIALKTLKLLREPQVFETEEEKEKITLTAREIQVLEQLSKGLKYDAIAENLILSKGTIRKHVENIYAKLQVHNKLEAVQIAKKNKLI, from the coding sequence ATGATAAAAATAGCGATAGTAGACGATAATCTTTTTTTGCAAAAAACGGTTCAAGAGAAACTGTCTTTTTTTGAAGATATAGAAATCAAATCAAAATCTCTGAACGGAAAAGAATTGCTCCAAAAATTAGAAAAAAACTCCAACTTAGATTTGATTTTGATGGATATAGAAATGCCAGAAATGAACGGAGTAGAAGCTACTGCGGAAGTAAAAAAGCGTTATCCTCACATCAAAATTTTAATGCTAACGGTTTTTGATAATGATGAAAAAATTTTTAAATCCATCAAAGCTGGAGCCGATGGTTATTTGCTGAAGGAAATTAATCCTCAAGAATTATACAATTCCATCAAAGAAACGCTTTCTGGAGGCGCTGCAATGACGCCGTCTATCGCGCTGAAAACATTGAAATTGCTCAGAGAACCTCAGGTTTTCGAAACTGAAGAAGAAAAAGAAAAAATTACCCTCACCGCAAGAGAGATTCAGGTTTTGGAACAATTAAGCAAAGGATTGAAATATGATGCTATTGCAGAAAATCTCATCCTTTCTAAAGGAACTATTAGAAAACATGTAGAAAATATTTACGCTAAATTACAGGTTCATAATAAGTTAGAAGCAGTGCAGATTGCTAAGAAGAATAAATTAATTTAA
- a CDS encoding DUF3109 family protein: MIQIDDKLISEDIFSEEFVCNLSKCKGICCVEGDAGAPLDKNENEILERIYPKIKSYLRPEGIVAIEQQGTHVTDIDGDLVTPLVNGGECAYVIFDEKGITKCGIEKAYEDGVVDWQKPISCHLYPIRITEYRNFSAINYHEWDVCSDACTLGKELQVPVYKFLKTPLIRKYGEDFYKTLCEAAEEWEREFNS, encoded by the coding sequence ATGATTCAAATAGATGATAAATTAATTTCTGAAGATATTTTTTCTGAAGAATTTGTGTGTAACCTCAGCAAATGCAAAGGAATCTGCTGTGTAGAAGGAGATGCGGGAGCTCCGCTTGACAAAAATGAGAATGAAATTTTGGAAAGAATTTATCCAAAAATTAAAAGTTATCTTAGACCAGAAGGAATAGTTGCCATAGAACAACAAGGAACACACGTTACTGATATTGATGGAGATTTGGTAACGCCACTCGTAAATGGTGGAGAATGCGCTTATGTAATTTTTGATGAAAAAGGCATCACCAAATGTGGAATCGAAAAAGCTTACGAAGATGGTGTTGTAGATTGGCAAAAACCTATTTCTTGTCACCTCTATCCTATTAGAATAACAGAATACAGAAATTTTTCTGCAATCAATTATCATGAATGGGACGTTTGTAGCGACGCTTGTACCTTAGGAAAAGAATTGCAAGTTCCTGTTTATAAATTCTTGAAAACGCCACTGATTAGAAAGTACGGCGAAGATTTTTACAAAACCCTTTGCGAAGCAGCAGAAGAATGGGAACGCGAATTTAATTCGTAG